One window of the Rhipicephalus sanguineus isolate Rsan-2018 chromosome 4, BIME_Rsan_1.4, whole genome shotgun sequence genome contains the following:
- the LOC119390509 gene encoding 3-beta-hydroxysteroid sulfotransferase, translating to MPKRPNYQVIDGVARCPGITLDKLRETLDFRAKEGDLVQSTFPKSGTNWLMYITHLILREGEPMTKYQDFSTEWRFIEYMNIKDFTSSLPLRTFVTHFALDRRTMTGEGKYVYMARNPWDVCVSFYHMARTLYMYRFRDGKFEDFVDTFVSGNFGYGDYFEHVAAGYALREEPNVFFVTYEELKKNTRDVALRLAYFLGEKYGRGLEEDEALLQKLLERSQAENMRKVVVLDLTGKDNPQWNDMLSRRRVPSGEARDPERNKYAFVRSGKVGSWRDYFTPELLRKMENRIREVEKESSVMDLWKDVRAEAIKLVQDAE from the coding sequence ATGCCGAAACGTCCCAACTACCAGGTAATAGACGGAGTTGCGAGATGCCCCGGTATCACTCTAGACAAGCTAAGAGAGACCCTCGACTTCAGGGCGAAAGAGGGAGACCTCGTGCAATCGACGTTCCCGAAGAGTGGAACGAATTGGCTGATGTACATCACGCACTTAATCCTCAGAGAGGGAGAACCGATGACAAAGTACCAAGACTTCTCGACAGAGTGGCGCTTCATCGAGTACATGAACATCAAGGACTTCACCTCGTCTCTGCCTTTGAGGACATTCGTCACGCACTTTGCGTTGGACAGGCGTAcgatgacgggagaaggaaagtACGTCTACATGGCCCGAAATCCGTGGGACGTTTGCGTATCTTTCTACCACATGGCGAGGACGCTGTACATGTACCGATTCCGAGACGGCAAGTTCGAGGATTTCGTCGACACCTTCGTAAGCGGCAACTTCGGCTACGGCGACTACTTCGAACACGTAGCAGCGGGCTACGCCCTCAGGGAAGAACCGAACGTATTCTTCGTGACCTACGAGGAACTCAAGAAAAACACCCGCGACGTGGCTCTGAGGCTGGCGTATTTCCTGGGAGAGAAGTACGGCCGTGGTCTGGAGGAGGACGAAGCGTTACTCCAGAAACTACTGGAGAGATCGCAGGCCGAAAACATGCGCAAAGTGGTGGTCCTCGACTTGACTGGTAAGGACAACCCGCAGTGGAACGACATGCTCTCGCGCAGGAGGGTACCCAGCGGCGAAGCTCGAGATCCGGAAAGGAACAAGTACGCGTTCGTGAGAAGCGGTAAAGTCGGAAGCTGGAGGGACTACTTCACGCCCGAACTGCTGAGGAAGATGGAGAATCGTATTCGGGAAGTGGAGAAGGAGTCTTCTGTCATGGACCTCTGGAAGGACGTCCGAGCCGAAGCTATTAAGCTCGTGCAGGATGCCGAATAA